The following is a genomic window from bacterium.
GGAAATAGTAGGCAAGTAGGTAGTAGGAAAGGGATAAAGGATGTGCACGGTATTCCTCTTCTGGGGACAATGTCTCCCCTTTCCTACTTCCCTACTCTCCTACTTTCCTACAGGCTGAATAGTTACGAATTTTGTAACTATTCAGGTCTTTTGATAGGATGAACAGATATCCAAACTTCATTTCCAGAATTTAACAATATTTTAAACCAAATATGAAAAGAAAAAAAATAGTCATTGTCTCTTTAATCATTATTGTATTATCCCTCCTGGTATTATTCCTGCTTAAAACAGAGGACAGAATCCTTATTGCCCGAACAATTATTATACAAAAAGGTCTCTCGGCAAAGAATATTGCAAAGAATCTGGAAGAAGAAGGAATAATTAAGAATCAAACTGTATTTCTTATTCTGGCAAAAATTTCTGGGGCAAGCAGTAGATTTAAGGCGGGTGAGTATGAATTGAATAATAGGATGAAGATGACCGAGATTATTGAAAGGCTAAAGAGAGGAAAGACAATAATTCATCGGCTCATTATCCCTGAAGGCTATACATTAAAGGACATCGCCAATCTATTAGAAAAAAATGGCTTTGCCAATAAATATAAATTTCTCAATCTTTGCTATGACCCAACCTTTATAGATAAACTTTCTATAAATTCGTCCAGTTTAGAAGGTTATTTATTCCCGGATACATATTTTTTGCATAAGGGAATGGATGAAGAAGAGATAATTTCTCTAATGGTGACAAGATTTAATGAAGTGGTAAAAAAAGAGATTAAAGATGACTCGATTCATAAAATTATTACCCTTGCTTCAATTATTGAAAAAGAAGCAAAGATTAAAGAGGAATATTCCATTATTTCGGCTGTTTTTCAAAATCGTCTAAAGATGGGAATGCCTTTGGAATCTTGTGCCACTGTTTTATATGCCTCAGGAGAGCGAAAAGAGTGGCTTTCTACTCAAGACACAAAAATACCATCACCTTATAATACTTATCTTCAACCTGGACTGCCGCAGGGCCCAATCTGCAATCCTGGTATGACTGCCATTAAAGCCGCCCTAAGTCCTGCAGATGTAGATTATCTCTATTTTGTTTCAAATGGTGATGGAAGTCATACCTTCTCAAAAACCGGCCGTGAGCATATTTTTTATAAAAACAATAGGACAAATTGAACTAATAATCACTCTAAGTAAAGTTAACTGTTAAAAAAGACCTTGACACAAAAAGAGAAATCTGGTATTATTAAAACATAATCAGAAATTGTTACTTTGGTGAAAATTACTAATGTTGGAGAGCCAACAAAGTCTTGAGTTTATACTCACTAACTACTTACAAATAAGGAGGATTCAAAATGTTTTGGAAACAGATTTGGCAAAAAATCAAACAACCTAAAATTTTAATCTTATCCTTAATTATTATTGCTCTCTTGGGAGTATCTCTATTCTTAATAAAAGAAAAACCAATTCCTTTAGTCGAAAAGATAAAATCAATAAAAATTCCCCTACCCTTTCAACCAAAACCAGCCGAAAAAGAATTTAAGATAACGATGCAGCCTGAAGGACTCCTCAAGGAATTTCCCAAAGAGATTACATTTTACTTTGAAGAAGGATATGCAGAGGCATCTGGGTTGAAGATAGAGGATATCTCCAATTCCATAAAGATAGAGCCAAAGATAAAAACCTCTGGAACATGGATAAATGAGTGGATATTTCAAGCCTCTTTTCTGGAAAGCCTCAAGCCTGAAACAAAATATAAAGTAGAAATATGTAGCATCCCTCTAACTATTCCAAAAGCAATCCCTCACCAAAACTTTAGTTTTACTACACCAGGTTTTACCGCCCAAATCTTTCTTAGTTCTTATGAAAACCAGAAACCCAGAATTTTATTAGACTTTACCTTCGAACCAGTTTTAGAGAAGATAACGGAATATCTTGAGATTCACAATTCAAAGGGAAAAAGGATAACACCATCAGCGATAGAAAAAGTTCAGGAAAAACCTAATCAGGTCATTTTCTCTCTGCCAATCATAGAGAAAGCGGATGAGTTCTCTATTGTTTTAAAGAAAGGGCTTCCCTGCACATCCGGTTTCTTTTTAAAGAATAATATCCAGGCAAAGATTCCTGTAAGCCCAATAACGATGTCCATAACCGAGCATAGAATTGAAGAAGCAGATGATGGGTATCTGGTGGTATTTTCTGCGGCATCGGATGTTGAGAAGAATATTGACCTGGTGATAGATGAGAAGAATATCTCGCATTTTATAAATATAACCCCAGAAATTCCTCTTGATATTACCACCTCAAGAAATAGAATCTATATTTTATCCTCTAATTTTCTACCTCAAAAAGAATATACAATTACCTTAAGACCAGGGATAAGGAGTAAAAAAGGAAGCCTGCTTAAGGAGGAATATACCTGCACATTTACCACTCCAGAAAAGAAGCGAAAACTTCAATTCATCTATTCGGGAAGACATTTTGGAAAAACAGGAAACTGGAATCTTCCTTTAAAGGTAACAGGTATAAAAAAACTAAACCTTGATGTAGTCTATCTCCCTCCCGAGAATACCCTGTTTTGGCACTTGAGAGATTGGAGTCGCACAGATTATTTCTGGGATTTGGGCGAAGAGGTTATCAAAGATAGTCCTATTTCTGTTGAAAAAGATGGCATATTATGGATAAACCTCAAGGACTATCTAAAGGATACACAGCCAGGAACATATCTTGTAAGAAGTCGCACTGTAGAGGGAAAGTATGTGGAGGATAATATTATTGTTGTCCTTTCTGATTTATCCATTGTGGCAAAGTGGTTTAAGAAAGACCTCCAGGTCTGGTGCTTCAATTCATCAAACCTCAAGCCTGAGGATAATGTTGATATTGAGGTAAGGACTTCAAAGAATTTTGTCTTTGGGAAAGGGACGACCGATGCCGATGGTAAATGCCATATATCTTCCCCAAAAGAGGAAAGACAACCTTACATCATCTTTGCCAAAAAGGGTGATGAATGGACATATTTATACACTCCCGGGTTGTCTATCCCTCTATCACAATACGACATTCAGGGTGAAGACCCTGAAATACCATACCTTGCCTATATCTATCCTGAGCGGGAACTCTACAGACCAGGAGAAACTGCCAATGTTGGTGTTCTGGTCAGGGAAAGAAATTCATTCAAAGGTGTATCTATACCTGTCAAGATAAACATAAGAGACCCAAAGGGTAATAACTTCCTTTCCTTATCCGGGAAAACTGATGAATATGGACTTTGCACCTTTGTCATTCCTACATCTGCCTCATCTCCTACAGGTAAATATATCATCGAGCTTATAGCAGGAGATAAGACACTCTATACCACAGGTATATTTGTTGAATGTTTTGTTCCTGAAAGGATGAGAGTCAATCTCTCTTTACCCAAAGAGGGATTTGATCCATATAAACCATTTCCTTTAAAGATAGCCGCAGAATACCTTTTTGGTGCCCCTGCTGATAATGAAAAATACCACGGTAAGGCAAGGTTTGAAGAGACACCATTCAAATCCTCTGGATATCTTAACTATTCCTTTGGACCAGTCTATTTAAAAAATGAAAAACCACCTGTTTATGAAGAGGCAATCGATGAAGGATATCTTGATGAAAAAGGAGAGGCAAGTGTAGATGTTTGTATCCCTCCAGAGGTTAAATTTAATAACCCGATTCTATTTATCGGAAATGTTGAGGTTGAAGAGGGAGGAAGCGGAAGGGTTACCAGAAAAAGGACGACAAAGGAAATTTACACCAAGCCATTTTATATTGGGATAAATCCCGATGTAACGAGGATAATAGAGAATAAACCCTGCAATGTCTCTGGTGTTCTCTTGAAACCCAAAGGAGATTTTTATCAGAAAAAGACTACATTGTATTACCAGATATTCAGACTCTCTTATCACTATAGCTATAGATATTGGGACGATGATAATTGGAAGGCAATACTTAATAAAATTCCAGTAACTCAAAAGAAAATTCTTTCTACAAGTGATGGTAAATTTGCCTTTTCATTTATACCAAAGACATCATGGGCTGATTACCTGATAGAGGTTGGCAATGAAGATAATGATGTTTTATCCCAAACAAAAGTCTGTGGCTGGGGTTGGTGGTGGGGTGAAGATGAAGAAACGACAGAATCCCCTGAGGTTCTTTCTTTAAGGCTGGATAAGAAGGAATATGATGTAGGAGAAGAGGTTAAGGTTTCAGCATCTTTACCATTTGAAGGAAATATCCTCTGGACGGTTGAATTGGATAAAGTATATGAATCCTCTTTTCAAGAGGCAAAGGGGAAGATAGCTAATTGGTCATTCAATGCACCAAAAGGGGTCTCAACTGTCTATGTTACAGGTTTATTGGTCAGGTCGGGTGAAAACTATTTAGTCCAGCGGGCATTTGGTGTTTGCAGGGTAAAAATCAGACCGAAAGAACTTAAATTGGCATTAGATATTGAGTCAGTATCTCAAATGAAACCTCAGACAGAACTCCTTATCAAAGTAAAGGCTCAAGAGAAATTTAAGGCAACGATTGCGGTTGTTGATGAAGGCATACTTCAAATAACAGATTTCAAAACCCCAGACCCTTATGAAGGCATCCTGCGGAATTTAAGACTTTGTATCAATTCCTGTGAATCATTTGGTTGGCTTGTAAAGAAATTTATGGAAAGACCAAGTGGCGGATTTATGGCTCGTGAGAAGGAGTTTCCAGAGGCAAGATTTGCCAGAATAGTCTCTTTTTGGAGTAAAATACAGGAGAGTGATAAGGATGGAAATGTTATTTATAAAGTAAAGATTCCTCAGTATAATGGAAGGCTTCGAGTAATGGCTGTCGCAGTGGGAAAGGATAGTTTTTCTTCAGCGGAAAAAGGAGTTGTAGTAAAAAGCAATGTGATTATTTCACCAACTATACCCAGATTTATGTCTTCAAACGATACATTCTCATTCCCAATCACTTTAATAAATACAACAAAGAAAGAAGAAAGGGTTGATATTTCTATGGCGGCAAGTGGTGCTTGTGTCAATCCGAACGGAATTGACCTTTTCCTCTCTGCTAATGAAAAAAGAACACTCTGGTTTAATGGCAAAGCAGATGATGTGCCTGGGGCAATATCAATAAAAATAAAGGCAAAATCCAGGACAGAAATCTATCAGGAAGATTTTGTCATTCCATTATATCCTGATGTGCCATATCTTACCCAGTCTGACTATGTTGATATTAAACCCAATCAATCCGTAGATTTGACACCCTATCTTAAAAATTGGTATCCAAGGGCACATACAAGTAAGATTGTTCTTTCATCTTGTCCCGGTATGTCAAGACTTTCTCATGCGAAGTATGCCATTGGCTATCCTTATGGCTGTATTGAGCAGACATCTACATCACTTCTGGTTCTTTTAAGGCTTTCTTCACTCCTGCCCATTATTGCACCAGATATATCAAAGGAAAAATATGTCGATATGGTCAATCATGGAAT
Proteins encoded in this region:
- the mltG gene encoding endolytic transglycosylase MltG encodes the protein MKRKKIVIVSLIIIVLSLLVLFLLKTEDRILIARTIIIQKGLSAKNIAKNLEEEGIIKNQTVFLILAKISGASSRFKAGEYELNNRMKMTEIIERLKRGKTIIHRLIIPEGYTLKDIANLLEKNGFANKYKFLNLCYDPTFIDKLSINSSSLEGYLFPDTYFLHKGMDEEEIISLMVTRFNEVVKKEIKDDSIHKIITLASIIEKEAKIKEEYSIISAVFQNRLKMGMPLESCATVLYASGERKEWLSTQDTKIPSPYNTYLQPGLPQGPICNPGMTAIKAALSPADVDYLYFVSNGDGSHTFSKTGREHIFYKNNRTN
- a CDS encoding MG2 domain-containing protein, with product MFWKQIWQKIKQPKILILSLIIIALLGVSLFLIKEKPIPLVEKIKSIKIPLPFQPKPAEKEFKITMQPEGLLKEFPKEITFYFEEGYAEASGLKIEDISNSIKIEPKIKTSGTWINEWIFQASFLESLKPETKYKVEICSIPLTIPKAIPHQNFSFTTPGFTAQIFLSSYENQKPRILLDFTFEPVLEKITEYLEIHNSKGKRITPSAIEKVQEKPNQVIFSLPIIEKADEFSIVLKKGLPCTSGFFLKNNIQAKIPVSPITMSITEHRIEEADDGYLVVFSAASDVEKNIDLVIDEKNISHFINITPEIPLDITTSRNRIYILSSNFLPQKEYTITLRPGIRSKKGSLLKEEYTCTFTTPEKKRKLQFIYSGRHFGKTGNWNLPLKVTGIKKLNLDVVYLPPENTLFWHLRDWSRTDYFWDLGEEVIKDSPISVEKDGILWINLKDYLKDTQPGTYLVRSRTVEGKYVEDNIIVVLSDLSIVAKWFKKDLQVWCFNSSNLKPEDNVDIEVRTSKNFVFGKGTTDADGKCHISSPKEERQPYIIFAKKGDEWTYLYTPGLSIPLSQYDIQGEDPEIPYLAYIYPERELYRPGETANVGVLVRERNSFKGVSIPVKINIRDPKGNNFLSLSGKTDEYGLCTFVIPTSASSPTGKYIIELIAGDKTLYTTGIFVECFVPERMRVNLSLPKEGFDPYKPFPLKIAAEYLFGAPADNEKYHGKARFEETPFKSSGYLNYSFGPVYLKNEKPPVYEEAIDEGYLDEKGEASVDVCIPPEVKFNNPILFIGNVEVEEGGSGRVTRKRTTKEIYTKPFYIGINPDVTRIIENKPCNVSGVLLKPKGDFYQKKTTLYYQIFRLSYHYSYRYWDDDNWKAILNKIPVTQKKILSTSDGKFAFSFIPKTSWADYLIEVGNEDNDVLSQTKVCGWGWWWGEDEETTESPEVLSLRLDKKEYDVGEEVKVSASLPFEGNILWTVELDKVYESSFQEAKGKIANWSFNAPKGVSTVYVTGLLVRSGENYLVQRAFGVCRVKIRPKELKLALDIESVSQMKPQTELLIKVKAQEKFKATIAVVDEGILQITDFKTPDPYEGILRNLRLCINSCESFGWLVKKFMERPSGGFMAREKEFPEARFARIVSFWSKIQESDKDGNVIYKVKIPQYNGRLRVMAVAVGKDSFSSAEKGVVVKSNVIISPTIPRFMSSNDTFSFPITLINTTKKEERVDISMAASGACVNPNGIDLFLSANEKRTLWFNGKADDVPGAISIKIKAKSRTEIYQEDFVIPLYPDVPYLTQSDYVDIKPNQSVDLTPYLKNWYPRAHTSKIVLSSCPGMSRLSHAKYAIGYPYGCIEQTSTSLLVLLRLSSLLPIIAPDISKEKYVDMVNHGIRRLVSMQTISGALSFWPGEDCEASPYSNAYACFVLLEAKASGFLVPESIISSLLSWLDRIDDKNGYRFYVLAKGGLLKKKPDVIDRLMAQGDKKEFSSKDLLWIAASLHQIGKVGKAKEFLQESLKTPPENIRRYYDDFYSSLQQLAMRLYVVNDMMPNSGLEKKLVDELITNLSHRESYWYTTQELAWGLVALGRYVERKQGVEFSGEIKMNNKILLPKKEKYGLLWILKNPGDKNVVLKTKSDMPLFLNIENTGFCSEKRSFEPYSKNISIERKVFDYYGREITSSSCGKQAIVELKVWSDNYYENVAVELPIPAGFEIENPRLTKDSLPNWASDKENLWMPNYVDIRDDRAIIFGRTAKEPRFYYIQVRAVTPGIFFFPPAQAMAMYDPEIRANIAAGRFEIER